The nucleotide sequence CTGCGAGACCGTCGCGCACGGCGCGAGCACGAAGCAGGAGCCCTCCACCGCGTAGACGCGCGAGGCGGCGTTGTTGACCTCGGCGCCGAGCGCCGGCGCGAAGGGATCGTAGAGCGAGAAGCTCGGCCAGGCCGCGACATGCACCTGCTCGTTCTGGGCGTACATGGCGTATTTCGACAGCGGCTGGAGATGCTCCCAGCAGCACAGCGCACCGATACGGCCGATGTCGGCCGTCGCATGCACGGCGAGATCGCTGCCGTCGCCCTCGCCATAGACCGTGCGCTCGGCATGGGTCGGCCGCAGCTTGCGCCGCTTTGCGATGGTCTCGCCATCGGGCCCGATCAGCCATTGCGCCAGATACAGGCTGCCACCGTCGCGCTCGGACAGGCCGAGCACGGCGGTCAGCCTGGCCTTGCGTACGGCGTCGCGCAGGCGCTCGGCCTGCGGGCTGTCATAGGACAGTGAATTGTCGAAATAGCGCTGCACGAAGCCGCGGCCGATCGCCCAGGCCGGCGAGTCCATCCAGATGTGCCAGGGGTAACCGGGGATGAAGGCTTCCGGAAAGGCGATCAACCTGGCGCCCTTCTCGGCCGCTTCTCGGATCAGCGCGATCGACTTGTCGATCGAGGCGTCGAGGTCGAGCCAGGCGGGCGCCGCCTGCACCACCGCGACCTTGTATTTCGGATGTTCGATGCCCATTCCCGCCTCCATTGCCGGTTGATCGGAAGCCACGTCCGATGCAGTCTATTTGGCCAAGCCGGGCGGCCGGGCGCTCGACCACGGCGGAACAAAAACTCGACTGGGAAGGATCGCCGAACGGGTACGGAACTTGCCTGCGGTCAGGCTGGCTCTGTGCCAGATGCGGCTTTGCGGGATGCGACAGGGAGGCTTGCTGATGACAATCCAGTTCACGACGGACGGCAGCCCCGGCTACCGGCGGCTGGCGCTCTGGCAGGACATCGTCTGCGACGTCTTCGTCGGGCTCGACTGCAAGTCCGACCTCGGCAGCGCCTTTCGCGGATCGGTCACGCAGGCCCCGCTCGGCAAGGCGGTGTGCTCCGAGGTCTGCTCGGACCGCCAGCACGTGTTCCGCACGCCGTCCCGCATCGCGCGTTCGGATCAGGATTTTGTCCTGGTCGCGCTCGGCCATCGCGGCGATGGCGGGGTAGTGCAGGACGGCCGCGAGACCGTGGTCCATCCCGGCGAGTTCGCGCTCTACGACACGACGCGTCCCTATGAGCTGAAGTTCAACGACGCCTTCACACAAACCATCTTCAAGGTGCCGCGCCAGATGTTGCAGCGCCGGCTCGGCGCGACCGAGACGCTCACCGCGATGGCATTCGGCACTGACGTGCCGCTCGAACGGCTCGCCTACGATTTCATCTTCCGCCTTTGCCAGAGCGCGGACCGGCTTGCTCCGGACCATGCCGCCGCGTTGTCGGAGCAGGCCGTCGACCTGCTCGCGATGGCGCTGAGCGAACGGCTGGGCACGACGTCGTTGCCATCCTCGACCCATCGCTCCGCCCTGCTCTACCGGTTGAAGGCACACATTCGGACGCACCTCGCCGATCCCGACCTCTCGCTATCAGAGACCGCAGCTGCGCTCGGCATCTCGCCGCGCTATGTCAACGATCTCCTTGCCGACGACGACACCTCGTTCCAGCGCCACGTGCTGGCTGAGCGCCTCGCCCAATGCCGGCGAGACCTCGCCTCGCCCGTGCTCGCCCATCGCCATGTCAGCGAGATCGCCTTCGCCTGGGGTTTTAACGATCTCTCGCATTTCGGCCGCGTCTTCCGCGAGCATTTCGGGATGTCGCCGCGCGACTTCAGGCAGAGCCAGTTGCGGCACTGATCCAATCGACTGCCACCTCGAGCCTTCGCTTCCGGCGAAGGTGATGCTCGTCAATTCCAGATTGCCTGGTCCGGCCGCACGCATCAGGCTGGCGCGCATGAGGACTCACGCCACGATAAGCGGATCGGAGCTGCTGCTGGGTGTGATCGCGATCCGGCTCGCGGTGCTGGTCGTGGTAGGCTGGAGCCTGACGCTGCTGCCGCGGCCGTCACGTGAGAGCGAGGCCGCCTGCTTTCCCTCTCCTGCAACCAGGATCGACGCGCCGCCTGCGCTGCAGATGGCCGGTTCGCGCAGCGGCGATCCCGCGTTCGACGACATGCTTCGACACGACTAGGCCTCCCCGAGCAAGGCCGGTATGTACCTGCGTGATAGGATCAGGCGCGCGGTTACGTTATCGTGCGGCAACGGTGCCGCGCGCATCAACCAGCGGCCAGCCAAGGAGCAGATCGATGGAATACCGACGCTTGGGCCGCTCAGGCCTCATGGTGCCCGCTTTGAGTCTTGGGACCGGCACCTTCGGCGGCGTCGGCCGCCTCGCCGCGTGGGGCACGACGGACGCGACCGAAGCACGGCGCCTCCTGGATATCTGCCTCGAGGCCGGCGTGTCGATGTTCGACACGGCGGACGTCTATTCGCTCGGCGAATCCGAGCGCGTGCTCGGCGAAGCCATCAAGGGCCGCCGCGACAAGGTCTTGATCTCGACCAAGGCAACCTTCCGCTTCGGCGACGGCCCCAACGACATCGGCTCGTCGCGGCAGCATCTGCTCGCAGCCATCGATGCCTCGCTGAGCCGGCTCGGCACCGACTACGTCGATCTGTTCCAGCTCCATGGCTTCGACGCCTTCACACCGCCTGAAGAGGTGCTGTCGACCCTCGACGTGCTCGTGCGCGCCGGCAAGATCCGCTATGTCGGCGTCTCGAATTTCTCCGGCTGGCACCTGATGAAGTCGCTTGGCGTTGCCGACAAGCACGGCTTCCCGCGCTATGTCGCCAACCAGACCTACTATTCGCTGATCGGGCGCGACTACGAATGGGAGCTGATGCCGCTCGGCGTCGACCAGGGACTCGGCGCGGTGGTCTGGTCGCCGCTCGGATGGGGACGCCTCACCGGCAAGATCCGCCGCGGCCAGCCGAAGCCCGAGGTGAGCCGCCTGCCCAAGACCGCCGATTTCGGCCCGCCGGTGCCGGACGAGCACGTCTATCGTGTCGTTGATGCGATCGACGAGGTCGCGAAGGAAACCGGCAAGAGCGTCTCGCAGATCGCGCTGAACTGGCTGCTCCAGCGTCCGACGGTCTCGACGCTGATCATCGGCGCGCGCAACGAGACGCAGCTGCGCGAAAATCTCGGCTCGGTCGGCTGGTCGCTGACCAAGGACCAGATCGCAAAGCTCGACGCCGCAAGCACGGTGACGCTGCCCTATCCCTACTGGCACCAGCGCACCACCTTCACCGACCGCAATCCGCCGGCGGTGTAGGCAGCTTCGGAAACACGAAAACGCCGGCAGGCAGCGAAAGGCTGTCCTGCCCATGCTCTCGGCGCCCGGCAAGCCGCCCCGGGCGCGGGAACTGTCCGGCTCCTGCCGGGTTGCGGTGCATCTCGCCATTTCCTAATCCGGAGATGAAACACGGCTCGAATCAAGCGCGCCTCCATGATGTCGTCCGCCCCCATCGAGCATGCCGACGGCCTGCCGCAGCCGCAGCGCAACCAGGCGGTCCTGACCATTGCGCTCGGCATCACCATGGCCGTCGTCGACAGCGCCATCGCCAATGTGGCACTGCCGACGATCGCGGCGGACCTCGACGCGAGCCCGGCCTTCTCGATCTGGATCGTCAACGGCTATCAGCTCGCGATCACGATCTCGCTCTTGCCGCTCGCTTCGCTCGGCGAGATCGTCGGCTATCGCCGCGTCTATCTGGCCGGGCTGGTGCTGTTCACGCTCGCATCCGCCTTCTGCGCGCTGGCGCATACGCTGCCGCTGCTGACGATCGCGCGCATCATCCAGGGCTTTGGCGCGGCCGGCATCATGAGCGTCAACGCGGCGCTGGTGCGCTTCACCTATCCGCGCAGCCAGCTCGGTCGCGGCATCGGGATCAACGCGCTCGTCGTCGCCTTCTCGGCCGCGGTCGGGCCGACGCTCGCCGCGGGCATCCTCGCGGTCGGAAGCTGGCCCTTTCTGTTCGCCATCAATGTCCCGCTCGGTGCAGTGACGCTGGTGCTCGGCCTGCGCAGCCTGCCGCACACAAAACCCGCCAGCCGTTCCTTCGACTGGCAGAGCGCGGGGCTGTCCGCGATCACCTTCGGGGTCGGCATCGCGGCCGTCGACAGCGTCGGTCACGGCGAGGCCGCGATCACCTGCCTCGTGCAGTTCGCCATCGCCATCGTCGCCGGTGCGCTGCTGATCTGGCGCGAAACCCACATGACCTCGCCGCTCCTGCCGGTCGACCTGTTGCGCATCCCGGTGTTCGCGCTCTCGATCGCGACCTCGATCGCCTCGTTCTGCGCGCAGATGCTGGCCTTCGTCGCGATCCCCTTCTACCTCCAGAGCCGCTTCGGCTATTCGGCGGTGCATATGGGCCTGTTGATCACGCCATGGCCGATCGCGGTGGCGTTCGCGGCCCCGCTCGCCGGCCGCCTGGTCGAGCATTATCCGGCCGGCTTGCTGGGCGGCATCGGGCTGACGCTGTTTGCCTGCGGCCTCGCTGCGCTCGCCTTCCTGCCCGCCAGCCCGACGCCGTTCGACGTGATCTGGCGCATGGCGCTGGCCGGTGCCGGCTTCGGCCTGTTCCAGACCCCCAACAACCGCACCATGATCGCAGCCGCCCCGCGCGAGCGCGCCGGCGGCGCCAGCGGCATGCTGGGAACGGCGCGGCTGCTCGGCCAGACCACCGGCGCGGCGCTAGTGGCGCTCCTGCTCGGCCGCTATCCAATCGAAGGAACCCGGTTGGCGCTTCTGACCGGTGTTGGATTTGCCCTCTGCGGTGCCGTGCTGAGCATGCTGCGGCTGTCGCCCGCCGGCGCGCGCGGCGCCGAGCATGTCCGCGTGCAGGACGACCAGCGTTTGCGCGGCGAATAGCGGGAGCGGCGTCAGGTTACCGCTGCTCCCGTGCTCAACCCGTGCGAGGCTTAACGATCTGGACCAATGACGTATTGCCCTCCCGCTCTGGTTGCGCTTCACTGGCGCGGGGAATAAGGGGCATTTATGCGTTCATTTGGAATTGTGGCGCTCAGCGTCATGCTGGGCGGCTGCGCGTCTGTCACGCGCGGCACAACCGAAAACATCAGCATCTCATCGACACCATCAGGCGTGGAAGCCGTCGTCAGCGGATTGGAGGTTCCGACCACCTGCACGACGCCGTGCTCCGTGGTCGTCAAGCGGAACGCCGACATCTCGATCACCTTCCAGAAAGAAGGCTATGAGCCGCAGATCGTGCCGCTTAGCCGGGACATACCGACCTCCGGAGCCGCCGGCTTTGCCGGCAATCTTCTGCTGGGCGGTGTCGTCGGCATGGGCGTCGATGCCGCGACCGGGGCGGCAACCGATCACAAGCCGAATCCGGTCATCGTGACCATGCAGCCATCCGTCCCCCACGCAGCACCGCGCGCTGCGAAGAAGCCGCGGCCGCCGGCGGCGCCAGCGCCCGACACTGGGACTTAGAACACCGCACTGAGGCGCAAACGAAAAGGCCGGCTTCTCAGCCGGCCTTTTCAATTCATTGCGCGCAGATCAAGCTTTGACCAGCGGCCCCTTGGTCGGCCCCTTCGAGCCTCCCGGACCGCCCGGCTTGGACTTGCCCGGCGGACGCTTGCGGGTGCCGGGCAGCTTCTCCTGCTTCGGCGTGACCGGACCGTCGAGGTACTCGAAGCCGATCTTCTCCTTGGTCTCGTCGGCCTCGTCCTTGACCAGAACGACGCGGACATGGCCGCCGCCCTTGAGCTTGCCGAACAGCACCTCGTCCGCCAGCGGCTTCTTGATGTGCTCCTGGATCACGCGGGCCATGGGACGTGCGCCCATCTGCTCGTCGTAGCCATGCTGGACCAGCCAGGTCTTGGCGGGCTCGGACAGCTCGATGGTGACGTCGCGGTCGCCGAGCTGCGCCTCGAGCTGAAGCACGAACTTCTCGACCACCGTGCCGATCACCTCGACGCTGAGATGGCCGAACGAGACGATGGCATCGAGACGGTTGCGGAATTCCGGTGCGAACTGCCGGTTGATCGCCTCGTGATCGTCGCCTTCCCGCTTCGAGCGGGTGAAGCCGAACGCCTGCTTGGCGAGATCGGAAGCACCCGCGTTCGTGGTCATGATCAGGATCACGTTGCGGAAGTTGACCTGCTTGCCGTTGTGGTCGGTCAGCCGGCCGTGGTCCATGATCTGGAGCAGCACGTTGTAGAGGTCGGGATGCGCCTTCTCGATTTCGTCGAGCAGCACCACGCAATGCGGATGCTGATCGACGCCGTCGGTGAGCAGGCCGCCCTGGTCGAAGCCGACATAGCCGGGAGGCGCGCCGATCAGGCGCGACACGGTGTGCCGCTCCATGTATTCGGACATGTCGAAGCGCAACAACTCGACGCCGAGCGACGCCGCGAGCTGCTTGGCCACCTCCGTCTTGCCGACGCCCGTGGGACCAGAGAACAAATAGCAGCCGATCGGCTTCTCCGGCTCGCGCAGGCCGGCACGGGCCAGCTTGATCGAGGCGGCGAGCGACTCGATCGCCTTGTCCTGGCCGAACACGGTGCGCTTCAGGGTCTGCTCGAGATGCTTGAGCACCTCGGCATCGTCTTTCGACACGCTCTTCGGCGGTATCCGCGCCATCGAGGCGATCGTGGTCTCGATCTCCTTGATGCCGATGGTCTTCTTGCGCTTGTTCTCGGCGACCAGCATCTGCGCCGCACCGGATTCGTCGATCACGTCGATCGCCTTGTCCGGCAGCTTGCGATCATGGATGTAGCGCGAGGAGAGCTGCACGGCAGCCTCGATCGCCTCATTGGTGTACTTCAGCCGGTGGTAGTCCTCGAAATACGGCTTGAGGCCCTTGAGGATCGCGATGGCATCTTCGACCGTCGGCTCGTTGATGTCGATCTTCTGGAAGCGCCGCACCAGCGCGCGGTCCTTCTCGAAGTGCTGGCGGTATTCCTTGTAGGTCGTCGAGCCCATGCAGCGGATCGTGCCCGAGGCGAGCGCCGGCTTGAGCAGGTTCGAGGCATCCATCGCACCGCCCGAGGTTGCGCCCGCACCGATCACGGTGTGGATCTCGTCGATGAACAGGATGGCGTTGGGATGCGCTTCGAGCTCCTTCAGCACCTGCTTGAGGCGCTCTTCGAAGTCGCCGCGATAGCGCGTGCCGGCGAGCAGCGTGCCCATGTCGAGCGAGAACACGGTGGCAGCCGCCAGAACCTCCGGCACTTCGCTGTCGACGATGCGCTTGGCGAGGCCTTCTGCGATCGCGGTCTTGCCGACGCCGGCCTCGCCCACGAACAGCGGGTTGTTCTTCTGCCGACGGCACAGCACCTGGATCGCTCGGTTGATCTCGGAATTGCGTCCGATCACCGGATCGATCTTGCCGTCGCGCGCCTTCTTGTTGAGGTTGACGCAATAGGTCTCGAGCGCCTCGCCCTTCTTCTTGGCGTCCTCGCTGCCCTTGGCCTCGGTCTCCTCGTCGACGCCGCGAACGGGGCGCGCCTCGGAGACGCCCGGCCGCTTGGCGATGCCATGGCTGATGTAGTTGACGGCGTCGTAGCGCGTCATGTCCTGCTCTTGCAGGAAATAGGCGGCATGGCTCTCGCGCTCGGCGAAGATGGCGATCAGCACGTTGGCGCCGGTCACCTCTTCGCGGCCGGACGACTGCACATGGATCACCGCGCGCTGGATCACGCGCTGGAAACCGGCGGTCGGCTTGGCGTCATCGGCGCCGTCCGTCACCAGATTCTCGAATTCGGTCTCAAGATAATTGACGAGGCTCGTACGGAGCTTGTCGAGGTCGACGCTACAGGCGCGCATGACGGCGGCTGCATCGGAGTCGTCGATCAGGGAGAGCAAGAGATGCTCGAGCGTCGCGTATTGGTGATGACGCTCGTTTGCGATCGCCAGCGCACGATGCAGGGATTGTTCAAGGCTTTGGGAAAAAGTCGGCATTCGCGTCCTCTATGGCCCCCACCATCATGATCGCCATCGCCCGGTCAGGCAACAACAACCTTTGTCACATATAGTTATACAAGATCACGGCGAAAGACCGGTTCCGCGACTCGATGGGCAATACACGCCCACCGCGTTCTCGATGCAAAACCCGTTCCGGTTTGGGCAAAACTACCCATTTGGGCAGGATTGACGCCGGCGCTGATTTTCGCCGGATCACGCGGCAGCATGCGCTGGAGTCACACACCGCGTGGACAGAACCAATCTAAAAACTCAGGCTTCGAACGCGCGGTTACTTCTTTTCCATCACGCATTGCAGCGGATGCTGGTGCTTGCGGGCGAAATCCATCACCTGCGTCACCTTGGTCTCGGCGATCTCGTAGGTGAACACGCCGCACTCGCCGATGCCGTGATGATGGACGTGCAGCATGATCTTGGTCGCGGCCTCGACGTCCTTCTGGAAGAACTTCTCAAGCACATGGACGACGAATTCCATCGGCGTGTAGTCGTCGTTCAGGATCAGCACACGATACAGGTTCGGCCGCTTGGTCTTCGGTTTGACCTTGGTGATGACAGACGTATTCGGCCCCGTCGGTCCGCCCGAACGGTTCTCGTCATTGCCCATACGAGGAGCGCGGACAGCGGCTGGCGCGAAGAGGTCTGGTCTGGAAGTCAGGTGCGGCATGGCTCAGGCGTTCAAATTCCCCACGGAAGCGAATGACGGCCGGCCGCGCAGCCCCGCCCTTCGGAGCCTCGCACGGGCGCGCCGCCTTGTTGGATCGCCGCTTCCAACCGGTCCGGTCCGGATCGATTATGGAGAATATGGGCCTGCCCCCGGCTCGCCGCAAGCGTCAACGGTTTGGCCGACACGGCCGAGGCAATCCCGATTCCCGGTCCGGGCGATCTTGACCAAGGTTAATCAATCCAGACCGATTTGACAAAAATTTCCGCTGTACCGTTTAGAACGTCTTGACCAGGAACCCGCCGTCGCGGCGGCTGCGGCAGTTTCGCGCGGACACCTCCGGTTTTCTACGGTCCAATTATCTGCCGTTCAATCGCGTGGCGCCAAATCGGGCAAAATCGCCGATCCCGGGAATCGCCATGTTTCGCATGCCCGCCGTCGGCAGCCCTATCGGTCGACAGCTCGCCCGCTTCGCCGGTGCCGCGGTCGACGATAGCCGCGCAGCCCAGGCCTGCTCTTCGATGCGTCACTGACGACGGCAAGATGCCCGCGATGCAGACGGCCGCCAAGAACCTCGTAGATCAACTCAGCGCGCTCGCCAGGAACGATGGCGACGTCTACATCTCGATCGTCCCCTTCTGCCGCGAATGACGCGTGCAGCGACCAAAGCTATGCCAAGCAATCGACTTGCGTGAATGCCGGCAACCTGGACGTCCGGGAATCACAACACCTGGAACGGCTGCCTCTCCGACGATCTCAACACGCAGAACCGCTGGTACAGCAACGCCTCGCAGATCGACTCACGGCAGAAGAAGAAGCTGTGCGACAACGCCAAGAGCCAGACCGTGTCGGTGTTCAAGGACATCGGAACATCACTGGCGAAGCAGCGCGTGGCGCGCTGAAGCGGATCTTGATCGCGACAAACGAAGAGGCCCGAAACGAAAAAGGCCCGGCTGAACCAGCCGGGCCTTTTCATTCCAGGACGTCCAGAAGACGTTAGTTGGCGGCCGGGGTGAACTTCGACACGATGGTCTCGACCGGCTTGAACGCCTGCTTGGCGAGGTCGCTGTAGAGGCCGGCGATCTTCTGCGATTCCGCAACGAAGGTCTCGTAGGCGGAACGGGCGAAATCGGTCTGCGCTTCCATGGCCTTGTCCAGCGACTTCACGCCGGAAAGCTTCTCGACGAAGGACTTGGTGTCTTCAAACGACTTCTTAGTGTAGTCGCCATACGCGCTGGCGATCGCCTGGAGGCCGTGCTGCACCGAGGTCGCGGAAGCAACGCACTGCTCGAACTGCTCTTTGCCGTAGCTCTGAAAGTCTTCAACCTTGAACATGTCGGAATCCTTTTCCCTGGCTCTCGTCGGGAAGCCCCGGCTCCCTGACTCTGCCCACAATTAGTGCAACGCACAAAAAAGTCAAGAATCTTGTGCGACGCACAAAACTTAATGCAAATCGCGGAGATTCCCGGGGTT is from Bradyrhizobium xenonodulans and encodes:
- a CDS encoding carbon-nitrogen hydrolase family protein gives rise to the protein MGIEHPKYKVAVVQAAPAWLDLDASIDKSIALIREAAEKGARLIAFPEAFIPGYPWHIWMDSPAWAIGRGFVQRYFDNSLSYDSPQAERLRDAVRKARLTAVLGLSERDGGSLYLAQWLIGPDGETIAKRRKLRPTHAERTVYGEGDGSDLAVHATADIGRIGALCCWEHLQPLSKYAMYAQNEQVHVAAWPSFSLYDPFAPALGAEVNNAASRVYAVEGSCFVLAPCATVSQAMIDELCDRPDKNALLHVGGGFAAIYGPDGSQIGDRLAPDQEGLLIAEIDLGAIGVAKNAADPAGHYSRPDVTRLLLNKKRYQRVEQFALPVDTVEPTDINAAAS
- the clpA gene encoding ATP-dependent Clp protease ATP-binding subunit ClpA; this encodes MPTFSQSLEQSLHRALAIANERHHQYATLEHLLLSLIDDSDAAAVMRACSVDLDKLRTSLVNYLETEFENLVTDGADDAKPTAGFQRVIQRAVIHVQSSGREEVTGANVLIAIFAERESHAAYFLQEQDMTRYDAVNYISHGIAKRPGVSEARPVRGVDEETEAKGSEDAKKKGEALETYCVNLNKKARDGKIDPVIGRNSEINRAIQVLCRRQKNNPLFVGEAGVGKTAIAEGLAKRIVDSEVPEVLAAATVFSLDMGTLLAGTRYRGDFEERLKQVLKELEAHPNAILFIDEIHTVIGAGATSGGAMDASNLLKPALASGTIRCMGSTTYKEYRQHFEKDRALVRRFQKIDINEPTVEDAIAILKGLKPYFEDYHRLKYTNEAIEAAVQLSSRYIHDRKLPDKAIDVIDESGAAQMLVAENKRKKTIGIKEIETTIASMARIPPKSVSKDDAEVLKHLEQTLKRTVFGQDKAIESLAASIKLARAGLREPEKPIGCYLFSGPTGVGKTEVAKQLAASLGVELLRFDMSEYMERHTVSRLIGAPPGYVGFDQGGLLTDGVDQHPHCVVLLDEIEKAHPDLYNVLLQIMDHGRLTDHNGKQVNFRNVILIMTTNAGASDLAKQAFGFTRSKREGDDHEAINRQFAPEFRNRLDAIVSFGHLSVEVIGTVVEKFVLQLEAQLGDRDVTIELSEPAKTWLVQHGYDEQMGARPMARVIQEHIKKPLADEVLFGKLKGGGHVRVVLVKDEADETKEKIGFEYLDGPVTPKQEKLPGTRKRPPGKSKPGGPGGSKGPTKGPLVKA
- the clpS gene encoding ATP-dependent Clp protease adapter ClpS: MGNDENRSGGPTGPNTSVITKVKPKTKRPNLYRVLILNDDYTPMEFVVHVLEKFFQKDVEAATKIMLHVHHHGIGECGVFTYEIAETKVTQVMDFARKHQHPLQCVMEKK
- a CDS encoding phasin family protein, giving the protein MFKVEDFQSYGKEQFEQCVASATSVQHGLQAIASAYGDYTKKSFEDTKSFVEKLSGVKSLDKAMEAQTDFARSAYETFVAESQKIAGLYSDLAKQAFKPVETIVSKFTPAAN
- a CDS encoding MFS transporter, with protein sequence MSSAPIEHADGLPQPQRNQAVLTIALGITMAVVDSAIANVALPTIAADLDASPAFSIWIVNGYQLAITISLLPLASLGEIVGYRRVYLAGLVLFTLASAFCALAHTLPLLTIARIIQGFGAAGIMSVNAALVRFTYPRSQLGRGIGINALVVAFSAAVGPTLAAGILAVGSWPFLFAINVPLGAVTLVLGLRSLPHTKPASRSFDWQSAGLSAITFGVGIAAVDSVGHGEAAITCLVQFAIAIVAGALLIWRETHMTSPLLPVDLLRIPVFALSIATSIASFCAQMLAFVAIPFYLQSRFGYSAVHMGLLITPWPIAVAFAAPLAGRLVEHYPAGLLGGIGLTLFACGLAALAFLPASPTPFDVIWRMALAGAGFGLFQTPNNRTMIAAAPRERAGGASGMLGTARLLGQTTGAALVALLLGRYPIEGTRLALLTGVGFALCGAVLSMLRLSPAGARGAEHVRVQDDQRLRGE
- a CDS encoding PEGA domain-containing protein is translated as MRSFGIVALSVMLGGCASVTRGTTENISISSTPSGVEAVVSGLEVPTTCTTPCSVVVKRNADISITFQKEGYEPQIVPLSRDIPTSGAAGFAGNLLLGGVVGMGVDAATGAATDHKPNPVIVTMQPSVPHAAPRAAKKPRPPAAPAPDTGT
- a CDS encoding helix-turn-helix domain-containing protein, encoding MTIQFTTDGSPGYRRLALWQDIVCDVFVGLDCKSDLGSAFRGSVTQAPLGKAVCSEVCSDRQHVFRTPSRIARSDQDFVLVALGHRGDGGVVQDGRETVVHPGEFALYDTTRPYELKFNDAFTQTIFKVPRQMLQRRLGATETLTAMAFGTDVPLERLAYDFIFRLCQSADRLAPDHAAALSEQAVDLLAMALSERLGTTSLPSSTHRSALLYRLKAHIRTHLADPDLSLSETAAALGISPRYVNDLLADDDTSFQRHVLAERLAQCRRDLASPVLAHRHVSEIAFAWGFNDLSHFGRVFREHFGMSPRDFRQSQLRH
- a CDS encoding aldo/keto reductase — protein: MEYRRLGRSGLMVPALSLGTGTFGGVGRLAAWGTTDATEARRLLDICLEAGVSMFDTADVYSLGESERVLGEAIKGRRDKVLISTKATFRFGDGPNDIGSSRQHLLAAIDASLSRLGTDYVDLFQLHGFDAFTPPEEVLSTLDVLVRAGKIRYVGVSNFSGWHLMKSLGVADKHGFPRYVANQTYYSLIGRDYEWELMPLGVDQGLGAVVWSPLGWGRLTGKIRRGQPKPEVSRLPKTADFGPPVPDEHVYRVVDAIDEVAKETGKSVSQIALNWLLQRPTVSTLIIGARNETQLRENLGSVGWSLTKDQIAKLDAASTVTLPYPYWHQRTTFTDRNPPAV